The Melospiza georgiana isolate bMelGeo1 chromosome 26, bMelGeo1.pri, whole genome shotgun sequence genome window below encodes:
- the MEF2B gene encoding myocyte-specific enhancer factor 2B has translation MGRKKIQISRILDQRNRQVTFTKRKFGLMKKAYELSVLCDCEIALIIFNSTNRLFQYASTDMDKVLLKYTEYSEPHESRTNSDILETLKRKGLGLESHELELDEGPEPPTDRSRRLGEGADLALARPRFYSPLPLPEAAYGSSPPGPEGSLGSPPGPGRPPALRAAAPKAPGRSPGPLPPGLGYPLFPAASLGRALATKTPPPLFLGTEGRRGDSQGGLAGGRSGSTAARPLFPALQTLSPGSSGLPSHGLAGFPFLSPAPADFGAGEVPAPPGFLQPPQAWQHPRDVAALGASSRMVPAEEPAAVAAAVAVAVPGASPQPVSIKSERVSPGLGCAPGTPQPPLAPLAPLGEAPRAPGELQPRDGFAKSFPPFAHRPLPDEPRAAVPAVPAVPAVPAVPARRGQPADVWQR, from the exons ATGGGCCGCAAAAAGATCCAGATCAGCCGCATTTTGGACCAGCGGAACCGGCAG GTGACCTTCACCAAGCGGAAATTCGGGCTGATGAAGAAGGCCTACGAGCTGAGCGTGCTGTGCGACTGCGAGATCGCGCTCATCATCTTCAACAGCACCAACCGCCTGTTCCAGTACGCCAGCACCGACATGGACAAGGTGCTGCTCAAGTACACCGAGTACAGCGAGCCCCACGAGAGCCGCACCAACTCCGACATCCTCGAG ACGCTCAAGCGcaaggggctggggctggagagccACGAGCTGGAGCTGGACGAGGGCCCGGAGCCGCCCAcggacaggagcaggaggctcgGAGAGGGCGCCGACCTGGCCCTGGCGCGGCCCAGGTTTTAT AGCCCGCTGCCGCTGCCCGAGGCCGCCTACGGCAGCTCCCCGCCGGGCCCCGAGGGCTCCCTGGGctccccgccgggcccgggccgcCCCCCTGCCCTCAGAGCCGCGGCCCCCAAAGCACCGGGACGGTCCCCGGGGCCGCTGCCCCCAG ggctcGGCTACCCCCTGTTCCCCGCCGCCAGCCTGGGCCGCGCCCTGGCCACCAAGACGCCGCCGCCGCTGTTCCTGGGCACCGAGGGCCGGCGCGGGGACAGCCAGGGCGGCCTGGCCGGCGGCCGGAGCGGCAGCACCGCGGCG CGGCCGCTGTTCCCCGCCCTGCAGACGCTGAGCCCCGGCAGCTCCGGCCTCCCGAGCCACGGCCTGGCCGGGTTCCCCTTCCtcagcccggccccggcgg attttggggctggggaggTCCCGGCGCCCCCCGGattcctgcagcccccccagGCCTGGCAGCACCCCCGGGACGTGGCGGCGCTGGG GGCCAGCAGCCGGATGGTCCCCGCGGAGGAGCCAGCCGCTGTCGCTGCCGCTGTCGCTGTCGCTGTCCCCGGCGCGTCCCCGCAGCCCGTCAGCATCAAATCCGAGCGGGTGTCGCCgggtctgggctgtgccccgggcaccccccagccccccctgGCCCCCCTGGCGCCCCTCGGCGAGGCGCCCCGAGCCCCCGGCGAGCTCCAGCCCCGCGATGGCTTCGCCAAGAGCTTCCCCCCGTTCGCGCATCGGCCGCTGCCGGACGAGCCCAGGGcggctgtccc
- the TMEM221 gene encoding transmembrane protein 221 produces MPSAYPQRALTVLLLFGTLSAAMALLSSSLIFQLPSGRAAPAAGALPEPVAAAVLPVSAALAALCLVLNVSCLLLCLLHGYFSTELGRGQRGAERALWFLLDSRSVRHAAIGLFCCGLCLYLTALALSMLLLFQLEAGIASACILASGILVLLLSLLHALLRASRIPQGSEPPQALYENDSAQPGPGTAAAPRPCREIHREFSFPPCLERKSRPGSASSSNPSSGSKGKEFPRGSQSRDWSRTHRTLLDSGLLQEQGHAWNVTSRQMSNAMSHRATKDSTLV; encoded by the exons ATGCCCTCCGCGTACCCGCAGCGAGCCCTGacggtgctgctgctcttcGGGACCCTGTCGGCCGCCATGGCgctgctctcctccagcctcATCTTCCAGCTGCCCTCGggccgcgccgctcccgccgccggcGCGCTCCCGGAGCCGGTGGCCGCCGCCGTGCTGCCGGTGTCGGCCGCGCTGGCCGCGCTCTGCCTGGTGCTCAACGtgagctgcctcctgctctgcctcctgcacgGCTACTTCAGCACCGAGCTGGGCCGGGGGCAGCGCGGCGCCGAGCG GGCTCTCTGGTTCCTCCTGGACAGCCGGAGCGTCCGGCACGCGGCCATCGGCCTCTTCTGCTGCGGGCTCTGCCTCTACCTCACAG ccctggccctgtccatgctgctgctgttccagctgGAGGCCGGCATCGCCAGCGCCTGCATCCTGGCCTCTGGAATCCTcgtcctgctgctctccctgctccacgCGCTGCTCCGCGCCTCCCGAATTCCCCAGGGCTCGGAGCCTCCCCAGGCCCTCTACGAGAACGACTctgcccagcccggccccggcacGGCTGCTGCTCCCCGGCCCTGCCGAGAAATCCACCGGGAATTCTCCTTCCCGCCCTGCCTGGAGCGCAAATCCCGGCCGGGCTCGGCCTCCAGCAGCAACCCGAGCTCGGGGAGCAAGGG CAAGGAGTTCCCAAGAGGATCCCAGTCCCGGGACTGGTCCCGCACTCACAGGACTCTTCTGGAttcagggctgctgcaggagcagggacatgCCTGGAATGTCACCAGCAGGCAGATGAGCAATGCGATGTCCCACAGAGCCACCAAGGACTCCACGCTGGTCTGA
- the BORCS8 gene encoding BLOC-1-related complex subunit 8 — MEEPEMQLKVKKVTDKFTESLYVLANEPSVALFRLQEHVRRSLPELAQHKSDMQSWEEQSQGAIYTVEYACSAIKSMTDSSVYFKSIDSLLKHSIAMKEQLNAAQGRSTITPQAKNPPGTS; from the exons TGAAGGTGAAGAAAG TGACGGACAAGTTCACGGAGAGCCTGTACGTGCTGGCCAACGAGCCCTCGGTGGCGCTGTTCCGGCTGCAGGAGCACGTGCGGCGCTCGCTGCCCGAGCTGGCCCAGCACAAG TCGGAcatgcagagctgggaggagcagagccagggagccATTTACACCGTGGAGTAcgcctgcag TGCCATCAAGAGCATGACTGACAGCAGCGTTTACTTCAAGAGCATCGACAGCCTGCTCAAGCATTCCATTGCCATGAAGGAGCAGCTCAACGCTGCCCAGGGCCGCAG CACCATCACCCCCCAAGCCAAGAATCCTCCAGGCACTTCCTGA